One genomic window of Conger conger chromosome 9, fConCon1.1, whole genome shotgun sequence includes the following:
- the LOC133137401 gene encoding ras-responsive element-binding protein 1-like isoform X1 — protein MSRRKQPNPNKVKLMEGATEDKRLGEGISGALSMDLEHSREKENLTSAQTHEEHTEESGETEEDGACAEEGGDGVDLSSINAMMSNVMSASQLNGGRDSASVSPAKTPAKSPSVNRAGRKSQEPKEDRSFICPLCDKNCGTQHQLTMHIRQHNTDSGGTDHSCSICGKALSSASSLDRHMLVHSGERPYKCSVCGQTFTTNGNMHRHMKIHDKDPSTIIASNPPSPLKRRRPSAKRKSSLEDDGDQAEEPPAKKASDDSPRDKKNTVQGAEELHCPICFKTFICKYGLESHMETHPDASLRCDQCCLTFRTHRGLLRHNAVIHKLLPTDPSGRPFIQNNPSIPLGFNDLAFIDFSCHKFPQIAQAWCETNLRRSTSKFHRFVCETCNKAFPLQSALDLHEATHSPEDESEENTTPIPQQGTPPGSDKASFMETMGLQHISQVKPVPTEEETHQAVLDSIRVIHVDPAASSLPQEGLSLPLLDPTSLQGLSQNAAFNFLSLQPFIMQPDSGMVVKPFCSEAGLELADIQQILKMAASAPSQITLPPLSKAPSNPTQSSCKQMPPLKPKPLVAPRTNMAASTPPPLMSAQQASPCCISPNLPLPPSQLLKSPGESSSSSSSSSLGSVEKSRMEADGMLDTLMPMGTGERKIKQEAGEEKDLEGKKADSPGQYPCRFCDQVFDYSGVLQAHMRYHLRLSPYQCNICDYVAPDKATLIRHLRTHSGERPYVCRVCHYPFTVKANCERHLRKKHMKNTRKEIEKNIEYVTTTAGGVGAPTLDPLDSASAGDTTCRYCGEDLKSYRALQIHLRTHNGCQRKPFECRQCGAAFLAKRNCIHHLLKQHPEVQEGEIEEHIATLLPVVASQAKPPTQNGQVSTAASRTVKVEDMSFYARDTDQPLDFSKKGQAAAGNTGVSSGIKLEGLYSAQLYQYESSMEPIDLSMPKNPEKRLKREAAATEVRNEQASPSSDIPHPQEEKPCLSAAYQLSHPVASSVNGVSQNAGRPMKLKPLLPKPTSASSKELPPLASIAQIISSVSAAPSLLKREGVSSAPCLTPEKGRTIKGLHADLESSRGEQRLADASSPGTSSDSLSPEDSKSRGKKRQQSKKKPINFAELDTGSGIDLESSGEFASVEKMLATTDTNKFSPYLQANTVAPGKAEGERPSTSEDEREGQEEKQSRLQAKGKKNAYSNSLQKMTCPYCPRVFPWASSLQRHMLTHTGQKPFPCPQCDAFFSTKSNCERHLLRKHGVANRSLRHNGILGKAKVEDGSHESAESMSDTDMVTGDAMDLTASESKEATDSQGSFSDGQLETTSSEPPGHQRERESRGAHSGLKTPESNTEENDEDSQSNKSLDLNFARRLIDFKFCEGEQPDQQPAEDSLGLESCLQEEDKHTCTTCGKSFRYAATLTRHQRAHLSDCQTEEGRKETPPSESSLEPHNHEGEVEEEVETEEKKGAAEGEGNCSGADSGSEEEDKDKEEKSEEEGGGAEAKRGDGEGAGGAGNKADKRKKICSVCNKRFWSLQDLTRHMRSHTGKYDCERPYQCQTCERTFTLKHSLVRHQRIHLKPHGAEEGGEGAGGAGGPRAGCSEEEVASSDSGDSTPGSGTPPSVPENEAEAAAGSQASSQVGSQASSQVGSQAGSQVGSQAGSQAGEQAESDSLADESTDSQTQNSPQTQDSSLSMEEPPSEPLGEEPPARNTEPAGDYIQGLLEIHTKPSLDHLLPSGEPPLVGVE, from the exons TAATGGAAGGCGCCACCGAAGACAAGCGACTGGGGGAAGGGATCAGCGGGGCTCTGAGCATGGACTTGGAACATtccagagagaaggagaacCTCAcctctgcacagacacacgaggagcacacag AAGAAAGCGGAGAGACGGAGGAGGACGGAGCTTGCGCAGAGGAAGGAGGCGACGGCGTGGACCTGTCCTCCATCAACGCCATGATGTCCAACGTGATGAGCGCCAGCCAGCTCAACGGCGGCAGAGACTCCGCCTCCGTCAGCCCCGCCAAGACGCCCGCCAAGTCGCCGTCTGTGAACCGAGCGGGGAGAAAGAGCCAg GAGCCCAAAGAGGACCGTTCCTTCATATGCCCCCTGTGTGACAAGAACTGTGGTACTCAGCATCAGCTAACTATGCACATCCGACAG cACAACACTGACAGCGGGGGTACGGACCACTCCTGCAGCATCTGTGGCAAGGCCCTGAGCTCGGCCAGCTCCCTGGACCGTCACATGCTGGTGCACAGCGGGGAGAGGCCCTACAAGTGCTCTGTGTGCGGGCAGACCTTCACCACCAACGGCAACATGCACAG ACACATGAAGATTCATGACAAGGACCCTAGCACCATCATAGCCTccaaccccccttcccccctaaAGCGGCGCCGCCCCTCCGCCAAGAGGAAGTCCAGCCTGGAGGATGATGGCGACCAGGCCGAGGAGCCGCCCGCTAAAAAG GCCTCCGACGACAGCCCGCGGGATAAGAAGAACACCGTACAGGGGGCGGAGGAGCTGCACTGTCCAATCTGCTTCAAGACTTTCATCTGCAAATACGGACTGGAGTCGCACATGGAGACGCACCCTGACGCCTCTCTCAG gTGTGACCAGTGCTGCCTCACTTTCCGGACTCATCGGGGTCTGCTGCGCCACAATGCCGTCATCCACAAGCTGCTGCCGACCGACCCCTCCGGCCGGCCCTTCATCCAGAACaacccctccatccccctggGCTTCAACGACCTGGCCTTCATCGACTTCTCCTGCCACAAGTTCCCCCAGATCGCCCAG GCCTGGTGTGAAACAAACTTGCGGCGAAGCACCAGCAAGTTCCACCGCTTTGTGTGTGAGACCTGCAACAAAGCCTTTCCCCTGCAGTCCGCCCTGGATCTGCACGaagccacacacagccctgaggacGAGTCGGAGGAGAACACCACACCCATTCCTCAGCAGGGCACACCGCCTGGGTCGGACAAGGCCAGCTTCATGGAGACCATGGGCCTTCAGCACATCTCCCAGGTTAAACCCGTCCCCACAGAGGAAGAGACCCACCAGGCAGTGCTGGACAGCATCCGGGTGATCCACGTGGACCCGGCCGCATCCAGCCTACCTCAGGAGGGCCTCAGCCTCCCCTTGCTGGACCCTACGTCCCTCCAGGGCCTGTCCCAAAATGCCGCCTTCAACTTCCTGTCCCTGCAGCCCTTCATCATGCAGCCGGACAGCGGCATGGTGGTCAAGCCCTTCTGCAGCGAGGCCGGGCTGGAGCTGGCCGACATCCAGCAGATCCTGAAGATGGCGGCCTCGGCACCCAGCCAAATCACGCTGCCGCCGCTGTCCAAGGCCCCCAGCAACCCCACGCAGTCCAGCTGTAAGCAGATGCCCCCTCTGAAGCCAAAGCCCCTGGTGGCGCCGCGcaccaacatggccgcctccaccccgccccccctcatGAGCGCCCAGCAGGCTTCGCCGTGCTGCATCAGCCCAAACCTTCCTCTCCCGCCCAGCCAGCTGCTCAAGAGCCCTGGggagtcctcctcctcctcttcctcgagCAGCCTAGGATCCGTGGAGAAGAGTCGGATGGAGGCGGACGGCATGCTGGACACGCTGATGCCCATGGGTACGGGCGAGCGGAAGATCAAGCAGGAGGCAGGGGAGGAGAAAGACCTGGAAGGGAAGAAAGCCGACTCCCCGGGTCAGTACCCCTGCCGCTTCTGCGACCAGGTCTTCGACTACTCCGGGGTCCTGCAGGCCCACATGCGCTACCACCTGCGTCTCTCGCCCTACCAGTGCAACATCTGCGACTACGTGGCCCCCGACAAGGCCACTCTGATCCGGCACCTGCGTACCCACAGCGGGGAGCGGCCCTACGTCTGCCGCGTCTGCCACTACCCCTTCACTGTCAAGGCCAACTGCGAACGGCACCTCCGCAAGAAGCACATGAAGAACACCCGCAAGGAGATCGAGAAGAACATCGAGTACGTGACCACCACTGCGGGCGGAGTCGGTGCCCCCACCCTGGACCCGCTGGACTCGGCCAGCGCCGGGGACACCACCTGCCGCTACTGCGGGGAGGACCTGAAGAGCTACCGGGCCCTGCAGATCCACCTCCGAACCCACAACGGCTGCCAGCGCAAGCCCTTTGAGTGCCGCCAGTGTGGGGCGGCCTTCCTGGCCAAGAGGAACTGCATTCACCACCTGCTCAAGCAGCACCCTGAGGTGCAGGAGGGGGAGATCGAGGAGCACATTGCCACCCTGCTGCCTGTCGTGGCCTCTCAAGCTAAGCCCCCCACGCAGAACGGCCAGGTATCCACCGCGGCCTCTCGGACTGTCAAGGTCGAGGACATGAGCTTCTATGCCAGAGATACAGACCAGCCCTTGGACTTCTCCAAGAAGGGCCAGGCAGCGGCGGGAAACACGGGGGTCTCGTCTGGGATCAAGCTGGAAGGACTGTACTCTGCTCAGCTCTACCAGTACGAAAGCTCCATGGAGCCCATTGACCTCTCCATGCCCAAGAACCCTGAAAAGAGGCTGAAGAGAGAGGCCGCTGCCACAGAGGTCAGGAATGAGCAGGCCTCTCCCAGCTCCGATATCCCCCACCCTCAGGAGGAGAAGCCCTGCCTGTCCGCAGCCTACCAGCTCTCCCACCCTGTGGCCTCCTCTGTCAATGGGGTCTCCCAGAATGCCGGCCGACCGATGAAGCTGAAGCCGCTCCTGCCTAAACCGACCTCTGCCTCCAGCAAGGAGCTACCTCCTCTGGCTTCCATTGCCCAGATCATCTCCTCTGTGTCAGCCGCTCCCTCCTTGCTGAAGCGGGAGGGTGTCTCCAGCGCCCCCTGCCTGACACCAGAAAAGGGTCGCACCATCAAAGGGCTCCATGCAGACTTGGAGTCGTCCAGGGGGGAACAGAGGCTTGCTGACGCCAGCAGCCCGGGAACCTCGTCAGACAGCTTGTCCCCAGAGGATTCCAAGAGCAGGGGCAAGAAACGACAGCAAAGCAAGAAGAAGCCCATCAACTTCGCCGAGTTAGACACGGGCAGCGGAATCGACCTGGAGTCCAGCGGGGAATTCGCCAGCGTGGAGAAGATGCTGGCCACTACCGACACCAACAAGTTCAGTCCATATCTGCAGGCCAACACGGTGGCTCCTGGGAAGGCGGAGGGGGAGAGGCCGTCCACCAGCGAGGATGAGAGGGAGGGTCAGGAGGAGAAGCAGTCGCGCCTGCAGGCGAAAGGGAAGAAGAATGCCTACTCTAACTCCCTGCAGAAAATGACCtgcccctactgcccccgcgtCTTCCCCTGGGCTAGCTCCTTGCAgagacacatgctcacacacacag GTCAAAAGCCGTTCCCCTGCCCACAGTGTGATGCCTTCTTCTCCACCAAGTCCAACTGCGAGAGGCACTTGCTACGGAAGCACGGGGTGGCCAATCGCTCGCTGCGACACAACGGCATTCTGGGCAAAGCCAAGGTGGAGGATGGGTCACATGAGAGCGCAG AGAGCATGTCGGATACAGACATGGTCACTGGAGACGCTATGGACCTCACAGCCTCCGAGTCCAAAGAGGCAACCGATTCCCAGGGGTCCTTCTCCGACGGTCAGCTGGAAACGACCTCATCAGAACCGCCGGGCCAccagagggagcgagagagccgGGGAGCCCACTCGGGGCTAAAGACCCCCGAGAGCAACACTGAAGAAAATGACGAAGATTCCCAGAGCAACAAGAGCCTGGACCTGAACTTTGCTCGCAGGCTGATAGACTTCAAGTTCTGCGAAGGCGAGCAGCCAGACCAGCAGCCAGCAGAGGACAGCCTGGGTCTGGAGAGCTGTCTGCAGGAGGAGGACAAGCACACCTGCACTACCTGTGGGAAGAGCTTCCGCTACGCAGCCACCCTGACCCGCCACCAGAGGGCGCATTTGTCAGACTGCCAGACAGAGGAAGGGAGGAAGGAGACTCCGCCATCAGAGTCCAGCCTGGAGCCCCATAACCATGAGGGGGAGgttgaggaggaggtggagacagaggaAAAGAAGGGAGCGGCGGAGGGCGAGGGAAACTGCAGCGGAGCGGACAGCGGCTCGGAGGAAGAGGACAAAGACAAGGAGGAGAAGAGCGAGGAGGAGGGCGGAGGCGCCGAGGCGAAGCGCGGCGACGGTGAGGGGGCGGGAGGAGCCGGGAACAAAGCtgataaaagaaagaaaatctgcAGTGTGTGCAACAAGCGCTTTTGGTCGCTGCAAGACCTAACCAGACACATGCGCTCTCACACAGGTAAATATGACT GTGAGAGGCCCTATCAGTGCCAGACGTGCGAGCGCACCTTCACCCTGAAGCACAGCCTGGTGCGGCACCAGCGCATCCACCTGAAGCCCCACGGAGCGGAGGAGGGCGGcgagggggcaggaggggcggGTGGCCCCAGAGCGGGGTGCAGCGAGGAAGAGGTCGCCAGCAGCGACTCCGGCGACTCCACCCCGGGCAGCGGCACCCCGCCCTCGGTGCCCGAGAACGAGGCCGAGGCAGCGGCCGGGTCGCAGGCCAGCTCCCAGGTCGGGTCCCAGGCCAGCTCCCAGGTCGGGTCCCAGGCCGGCTCCCAGGTCGGGTCCCAGGCCGGCTCCCAGGCCGGGGAGCAGGCAGAGTCGGATAGCCTGGCGGACGAGAGCACGGATAGCCAAACGCAGAACTCACCCCAGACACAAGACTCCAGCCTCTCTATGGAGGAACCTCCCTCGGAACCCTTAGGCGAGGAACCCCCCGCCAGGAACACAGAGCCCGCAGGGGACTACATCCAAGGCCTCCTGGAGATCCAcaccaagccctccctggaccACCTCCTGCCCTCTGGTGAGCCCCCATTGGTGGGGGTGGAGTGA
- the LOC133137401 gene encoding ras-responsive element-binding protein 1-like isoform X3, with protein sequence MSRRKQPNPNKVKLMEGATEDKRLGEGISGALSMDLEHSREKENLTSAQTHEEHTEESGETEEDGACAEEGGDGVDLSSINAMMSNVMSASQLNGGRDSASVSPAKTPAKSPSVNRAGRKSQEPKEDRSFICPLCDKNCGTQHQLTMHIRQHNTDSGGTDHSCSICGKALSSASSLDRHMLVHSGERPYKCSVCGQTFTTNGNMHRHMKIHDKDPSTIIASNPPSPLKRRRPSAKRKSSLEDDGDQAEEPPAKKASDDSPRDKKNTVQGAEELHCPICFKTFICKYGLESHMETHPDASLRCDQCCLTFRTHRGLLRHNAVIHKLLPTDPSGRPFIQNNPSIPLGFNDLAFIDFSCHKFPQIAQAWCETNLRRSTSKFHRFVCETCNKAFPLQSALDLHEATHSPEDESEENTTPIPQQGTPPGSDKASFMETMGLQHISQVKPVPTEEETHQAVLDSIRVIHVDPAASSLPQEGLSLPLLDPTSLQGLSQNAAFNFLSLQPFIMQPDSGMVVKPFCSEAGLELADIQQILKMAASAPSQITLPPLSKAPSNPTQSSCKQMPPLKPKPLVAPRTNMAASTPPPLMSAQQASPCCISPNLPLPPSQLLKSPGESSSSSSSSSLGSVEKSRMEADGMLDTLMPMGTGERKIKQEAGEEKDLEGKKADSPGQYPCRFCDQVFDYSGVLQAHMRYHLRLSPYQCNICDYVAPDKATLIRHLRTHSGERPYVCRVCHYPFTVKANCERHLRKKHMKNTRKEIEKNIEYVTTTAGGVGAPTLDPLDSASAGDTTCRYCGEDLKSYRALQIHLRTHNGCQRKPFECRQCGAAFLAKRNCIHHLLKQHPEVQEGEIEEHIATLLPVVASQAKPPTQNGQVSTAASRTVKVEDMSFYARDTDQPLDFSKKGQAAAGNTGVSSGIKLEGLYSAQLYQYESSMEPIDLSMPKNPEKRLKREAAATEVRNEQASPSSDIPHPQEEKPCLSAAYQLSHPVASSVNGVSQNAGRPMKLKPLLPKPTSASSKELPPLASIAQIISSVSAAPSLLKREGVSSAPCLTPEKGRTIKGLHADLESSRGEQRLADASSPGTSSDSLSPEDSKSRGKKRQQSKKKPINFAELDTGSGIDLESSGEFASVEKMLATTDTNKFSPYLQANTVAPGKAEGERPSTSEDEREGQEEKQSRLQAKGKKNAYSNSLQKMTCPYCPRVFPWASSLQRHMLTHTGQKPFPCPQCDAFFSTKSNCERHLLRKHGVANRSLRHNGILGKAKVEDGSHESAESMSDTDMVTGDAMDLTASESKEATDSQGSFSDGQLETTSSEPPGHQRERESRGAHSGLKTPESNTEENDEDSQSNKSLDLNFARRLIDFKFCEGEQPDQQPAEDSLGLESCLQEEDKHTCTTCGKSFRYAATLTRHQRAHLSDCQTEEGRKETPPSESSLEPHNHEGEVEEEVETEEKKGAAEGEGNCSGADSGSEEEDKDKEEKSEEEGGGAEAKRGDGEGAGGAGNKADKRKKICSVCNKRFWSLQDLTRHMRSHTGERPYQCQTCERTFTLKHSLVRHQRIHLKPHGAEEGGEGAGGAGGPRAGCSEEEVASSDSGDSTPGSGTPPSVPENEAEAAAGSQASSQVGSQASSQVGSQAGSQVGSQAGSQAGEQAESDSLADESTDSQTQNSPQTQDSSLSMEEPPSEPLGEEPPARNTEPAGDYIQGLLEIHTKPSLDHLLPSGEPPLVGVE encoded by the exons TAATGGAAGGCGCCACCGAAGACAAGCGACTGGGGGAAGGGATCAGCGGGGCTCTGAGCATGGACTTGGAACATtccagagagaaggagaacCTCAcctctgcacagacacacgaggagcacacag AAGAAAGCGGAGAGACGGAGGAGGACGGAGCTTGCGCAGAGGAAGGAGGCGACGGCGTGGACCTGTCCTCCATCAACGCCATGATGTCCAACGTGATGAGCGCCAGCCAGCTCAACGGCGGCAGAGACTCCGCCTCCGTCAGCCCCGCCAAGACGCCCGCCAAGTCGCCGTCTGTGAACCGAGCGGGGAGAAAGAGCCAg GAGCCCAAAGAGGACCGTTCCTTCATATGCCCCCTGTGTGACAAGAACTGTGGTACTCAGCATCAGCTAACTATGCACATCCGACAG cACAACACTGACAGCGGGGGTACGGACCACTCCTGCAGCATCTGTGGCAAGGCCCTGAGCTCGGCCAGCTCCCTGGACCGTCACATGCTGGTGCACAGCGGGGAGAGGCCCTACAAGTGCTCTGTGTGCGGGCAGACCTTCACCACCAACGGCAACATGCACAG ACACATGAAGATTCATGACAAGGACCCTAGCACCATCATAGCCTccaaccccccttcccccctaaAGCGGCGCCGCCCCTCCGCCAAGAGGAAGTCCAGCCTGGAGGATGATGGCGACCAGGCCGAGGAGCCGCCCGCTAAAAAG GCCTCCGACGACAGCCCGCGGGATAAGAAGAACACCGTACAGGGGGCGGAGGAGCTGCACTGTCCAATCTGCTTCAAGACTTTCATCTGCAAATACGGACTGGAGTCGCACATGGAGACGCACCCTGACGCCTCTCTCAG gTGTGACCAGTGCTGCCTCACTTTCCGGACTCATCGGGGTCTGCTGCGCCACAATGCCGTCATCCACAAGCTGCTGCCGACCGACCCCTCCGGCCGGCCCTTCATCCAGAACaacccctccatccccctggGCTTCAACGACCTGGCCTTCATCGACTTCTCCTGCCACAAGTTCCCCCAGATCGCCCAG GCCTGGTGTGAAACAAACTTGCGGCGAAGCACCAGCAAGTTCCACCGCTTTGTGTGTGAGACCTGCAACAAAGCCTTTCCCCTGCAGTCCGCCCTGGATCTGCACGaagccacacacagccctgaggacGAGTCGGAGGAGAACACCACACCCATTCCTCAGCAGGGCACACCGCCTGGGTCGGACAAGGCCAGCTTCATGGAGACCATGGGCCTTCAGCACATCTCCCAGGTTAAACCCGTCCCCACAGAGGAAGAGACCCACCAGGCAGTGCTGGACAGCATCCGGGTGATCCACGTGGACCCGGCCGCATCCAGCCTACCTCAGGAGGGCCTCAGCCTCCCCTTGCTGGACCCTACGTCCCTCCAGGGCCTGTCCCAAAATGCCGCCTTCAACTTCCTGTCCCTGCAGCCCTTCATCATGCAGCCGGACAGCGGCATGGTGGTCAAGCCCTTCTGCAGCGAGGCCGGGCTGGAGCTGGCCGACATCCAGCAGATCCTGAAGATGGCGGCCTCGGCACCCAGCCAAATCACGCTGCCGCCGCTGTCCAAGGCCCCCAGCAACCCCACGCAGTCCAGCTGTAAGCAGATGCCCCCTCTGAAGCCAAAGCCCCTGGTGGCGCCGCGcaccaacatggccgcctccaccccgccccccctcatGAGCGCCCAGCAGGCTTCGCCGTGCTGCATCAGCCCAAACCTTCCTCTCCCGCCCAGCCAGCTGCTCAAGAGCCCTGGggagtcctcctcctcctcttcctcgagCAGCCTAGGATCCGTGGAGAAGAGTCGGATGGAGGCGGACGGCATGCTGGACACGCTGATGCCCATGGGTACGGGCGAGCGGAAGATCAAGCAGGAGGCAGGGGAGGAGAAAGACCTGGAAGGGAAGAAAGCCGACTCCCCGGGTCAGTACCCCTGCCGCTTCTGCGACCAGGTCTTCGACTACTCCGGGGTCCTGCAGGCCCACATGCGCTACCACCTGCGTCTCTCGCCCTACCAGTGCAACATCTGCGACTACGTGGCCCCCGACAAGGCCACTCTGATCCGGCACCTGCGTACCCACAGCGGGGAGCGGCCCTACGTCTGCCGCGTCTGCCACTACCCCTTCACTGTCAAGGCCAACTGCGAACGGCACCTCCGCAAGAAGCACATGAAGAACACCCGCAAGGAGATCGAGAAGAACATCGAGTACGTGACCACCACTGCGGGCGGAGTCGGTGCCCCCACCCTGGACCCGCTGGACTCGGCCAGCGCCGGGGACACCACCTGCCGCTACTGCGGGGAGGACCTGAAGAGCTACCGGGCCCTGCAGATCCACCTCCGAACCCACAACGGCTGCCAGCGCAAGCCCTTTGAGTGCCGCCAGTGTGGGGCGGCCTTCCTGGCCAAGAGGAACTGCATTCACCACCTGCTCAAGCAGCACCCTGAGGTGCAGGAGGGGGAGATCGAGGAGCACATTGCCACCCTGCTGCCTGTCGTGGCCTCTCAAGCTAAGCCCCCCACGCAGAACGGCCAGGTATCCACCGCGGCCTCTCGGACTGTCAAGGTCGAGGACATGAGCTTCTATGCCAGAGATACAGACCAGCCCTTGGACTTCTCCAAGAAGGGCCAGGCAGCGGCGGGAAACACGGGGGTCTCGTCTGGGATCAAGCTGGAAGGACTGTACTCTGCTCAGCTCTACCAGTACGAAAGCTCCATGGAGCCCATTGACCTCTCCATGCCCAAGAACCCTGAAAAGAGGCTGAAGAGAGAGGCCGCTGCCACAGAGGTCAGGAATGAGCAGGCCTCTCCCAGCTCCGATATCCCCCACCCTCAGGAGGAGAAGCCCTGCCTGTCCGCAGCCTACCAGCTCTCCCACCCTGTGGCCTCCTCTGTCAATGGGGTCTCCCAGAATGCCGGCCGACCGATGAAGCTGAAGCCGCTCCTGCCTAAACCGACCTCTGCCTCCAGCAAGGAGCTACCTCCTCTGGCTTCCATTGCCCAGATCATCTCCTCTGTGTCAGCCGCTCCCTCCTTGCTGAAGCGGGAGGGTGTCTCCAGCGCCCCCTGCCTGACACCAGAAAAGGGTCGCACCATCAAAGGGCTCCATGCAGACTTGGAGTCGTCCAGGGGGGAACAGAGGCTTGCTGACGCCAGCAGCCCGGGAACCTCGTCAGACAGCTTGTCCCCAGAGGATTCCAAGAGCAGGGGCAAGAAACGACAGCAAAGCAAGAAGAAGCCCATCAACTTCGCCGAGTTAGACACGGGCAGCGGAATCGACCTGGAGTCCAGCGGGGAATTCGCCAGCGTGGAGAAGATGCTGGCCACTACCGACACCAACAAGTTCAGTCCATATCTGCAGGCCAACACGGTGGCTCCTGGGAAGGCGGAGGGGGAGAGGCCGTCCACCAGCGAGGATGAGAGGGAGGGTCAGGAGGAGAAGCAGTCGCGCCTGCAGGCGAAAGGGAAGAAGAATGCCTACTCTAACTCCCTGCAGAAAATGACCtgcccctactgcccccgcgtCTTCCCCTGGGCTAGCTCCTTGCAgagacacatgctcacacacacag GTCAAAAGCCGTTCCCCTGCCCACAGTGTGATGCCTTCTTCTCCACCAAGTCCAACTGCGAGAGGCACTTGCTACGGAAGCACGGGGTGGCCAATCGCTCGCTGCGACACAACGGCATTCTGGGCAAAGCCAAGGTGGAGGATGGGTCACATGAGAGCGCAG AGAGCATGTCGGATACAGACATGGTCACTGGAGACGCTATGGACCTCACAGCCTCCGAGTCCAAAGAGGCAACCGATTCCCAGGGGTCCTTCTCCGACGGTCAGCTGGAAACGACCTCATCAGAACCGCCGGGCCAccagagggagcgagagagccgGGGAGCCCACTCGGGGCTAAAGACCCCCGAGAGCAACACTGAAGAAAATGACGAAGATTCCCAGAGCAACAAGAGCCTGGACCTGAACTTTGCTCGCAGGCTGATAGACTTCAAGTTCTGCGAAGGCGAGCAGCCAGACCAGCAGCCAGCAGAGGACAGCCTGGGTCTGGAGAGCTGTCTGCAGGAGGAGGACAAGCACACCTGCACTACCTGTGGGAAGAGCTTCCGCTACGCAGCCACCCTGACCCGCCACCAGAGGGCGCATTTGTCAGACTGCCAGACAGAGGAAGGGAGGAAGGAGACTCCGCCATCAGAGTCCAGCCTGGAGCCCCATAACCATGAGGGGGAGgttgaggaggaggtggagacagaggaAAAGAAGGGAGCGGCGGAGGGCGAGGGAAACTGCAGCGGAGCGGACAGCGGCTCGGAGGAAGAGGACAAAGACAAGGAGGAGAAGAGCGAGGAGGAGGGCGGAGGCGCCGAGGCGAAGCGCGGCGACGGTGAGGGGGCGGGAGGAGCCGGGAACAAAGCtgataaaagaaagaaaatctgcAGTGTGTGCAACAAGCGCTTTTGGTCGCTGCAAGACCTAACCAGACACATGCGCTCTCACACAG GTGAGAGGCCCTATCAGTGCCAGACGTGCGAGCGCACCTTCACCCTGAAGCACAGCCTGGTGCGGCACCAGCGCATCCACCTGAAGCCCCACGGAGCGGAGGAGGGCGGcgagggggcaggaggggcggGTGGCCCCAGAGCGGGGTGCAGCGAGGAAGAGGTCGCCAGCAGCGACTCCGGCGACTCCACCCCGGGCAGCGGCACCCCGCCCTCGGTGCCCGAGAACGAGGCCGAGGCAGCGGCCGGGTCGCAGGCCAGCTCCCAGGTCGGGTCCCAGGCCAGCTCCCAGGTCGGGTCCCAGGCCGGCTCCCAGGTCGGGTCCCAGGCCGGCTCCCAGGCCGGGGAGCAGGCAGAGTCGGATAGCCTGGCGGACGAGAGCACGGATAGCCAAACGCAGAACTCACCCCAGACACAAGACTCCAGCCTCTCTATGGAGGAACCTCCCTCGGAACCCTTAGGCGAGGAACCCCCCGCCAGGAACACAGAGCCCGCAGGGGACTACATCCAAGGCCTCCTGGAGATCCAcaccaagccctccctggaccACCTCCTGCCCTCTGGTGAGCCCCCATTGGTGGGGGTGGAGTGA